From Candidatus Desulfatibia profunda, one genomic window encodes:
- a CDS encoding tetratricopeptide repeat protein, producing the protein MNNTDKHRIVNIRYDFLVCLFLVIAILAVYWQVRNYSFVNYDDSQYVTQNHNVQAGLTLESITWSFTAVQASNWHPLTWISHMLDCQLYGMNPGRHHLTNVLLHILNSLLLFLVFMRMTGKLWQSGFVAALFALHPLHVESVAWISERKDVLSTFFWMLSLWGYLRYVERPGVCRYLLLLFLFILGLMTKPMLVTLPFVLLLLDYWPLNRFQSGSSGDGNHSIQRPFDFGLVWEKIPLFLLSAVSSVTTYIVQKSGGAVNSLAAIPFHDRIANAIVSYVSYIGKMIWPNNLAVFYPYQKSILLWKVAGAGLLLVVVPVVIFRMVRTKPYFAVGWLWYIGTLVPVIGLVQVGAQGMADRYTYVPLIGIFVIIAWGVPDFMPKWRYRRIGFTVTIAAILAIMMITTRLQIRYWSNSVTLFEHALEVTVDNCIVHAKLGEALAGQGKIDAAVRHYHEALRIKPDFVAALLNLGVALKEKGELNEAINQFMASLSSPFS; encoded by the coding sequence TTGTTAATTACGATGATTCTCAGTATGTCACTCAAAATCATAATGTACAGGCTGGATTGACTTTAGAAAGCATAACATGGTCTTTCACTGCTGTACAAGCGAGCAACTGGCACCCATTAACATGGATATCTCACATGTTGGACTGTCAGCTTTACGGGATGAACCCGGGCCGGCATCATCTGACAAATGTTCTTCTCCATATACTGAACAGCTTGTTGCTGTTTCTTGTTTTCATGAGGATGACCGGGAAATTATGGCAGAGCGGTTTTGTTGCTGCCCTGTTTGCACTACATCCTCTTCATGTGGAATCGGTTGCCTGGATTTCAGAGCGAAAAGATGTTTTAAGCACTTTTTTCTGGATGCTGAGTCTATGGGGTTACCTGCGATATGTTGAACGGCCCGGCGTCTGCAGATATTTGCTGCTTCTTTTTCTGTTTATTTTAGGCCTTATGACCAAGCCGATGCTTGTAACCCTGCCGTTTGTACTCCTTTTATTGGACTATTGGCCATTAAACCGCTTTCAATCCGGTTCATCAGGAGATGGCAACCACTCTATACAAAGGCCGTTTGATTTCGGTTTGGTTTGGGAAAAAATACCTTTATTCCTTTTATCGGCTGTGTCGAGTGTTACGACCTACATTGTTCAGAAAAGCGGTGGAGCCGTCAATTCTTTGGCTGCGATTCCATTCCATGACAGGATTGCTAATGCTATAGTTTCCTATGTAAGCTACATTGGGAAGATGATCTGGCCTAATAATCTTGCAGTATTTTATCCATACCAGAAATCTATACTGTTGTGGAAGGTTGCGGGAGCCGGGTTGTTGCTTGTGGTTGTACCGGTTGTTATTTTTCGGATGGTTAGAACAAAACCTTATTTTGCAGTGGGATGGTTGTGGTATATCGGAACTCTTGTACCTGTGATTGGACTGGTCCAGGTTGGAGCACAAGGCATGGCTGACAGGTACACATATGTGCCGCTTATCGGTATTTTTGTCATTATTGCCTGGGGAGTTCCTGATTTTATGCCAAAATGGCGCTACAGAAGAATTGGATTTACAGTAACAATAGCAGCAATTCTTGCAATCATGATGATAACGACCCGGTTACAAATAAGATACTGGTCTAACAGCGTTACTCTATTTGAACATGCTCTTGAGGTAACTGTTGATAACTGTATAGTGCACGCCAAACTGGGTGAGGCCTTGGCGGGGCAGGGTAAAATTGATGCGGCTGTCAGGCATTATCACGAGGCATTGCGCATAAAACCTGATTTTGTTGCAGCGCTTCTAAATCTGGGTGTTGCTTTAAAGGAAAAGGGCGAACTTAATGAGGCCATAAATCAATTTATGGCCTCATTAAGTTCGCCCTTTTCCTT